A region of the Apus apus isolate bApuApu2 chromosome 10, bApuApu2.pri.cur, whole genome shotgun sequence genome:
aaaaaaaaaaatctgaagagaaGGTTGCATAcactaatacttttttttttttttttttttttaaccaggcTGAACTGTTTGCATCACAATTAGAAACCCTCAGGTAGGTTTGAAGATGGCACGACTGGGAATTCACATTTAGGTTAGCTTGCTTTCTGCTCTCTACTGTTTTTGTTCCTGGTCCATCTATAATGTTATTCATGCTTCTGACAGCTccataaaaaacaacaacaaaagaacaaaacaccaccacacaacaaaaaactacCACATTGCCAAACCTCAGCATCTCTGACTTGAATATATGAAGGAGCAAAGAAAATTTTGTAGCAGAAAAACTCTGCAATTCTCCAGAAGCTGGGAAAGCAGCTCCTCTAACATCAGCTTATGACAGTCTATGCTGATGTTCCAGGTTAACATACAAATCTTCAGTCTCACCTCCATAGTATTCAGACACAATAGCATGTTATTCTGAAAGTAAAGAATCTTTAATCCCCTTTTCCACCCAAAGCATTGTTCTAAAATTACACCTTTTCCCTGTCCAAAAGTTAAGTAGTAAGGCACAAAAGTCTAAAGCAGGTGTTTGCTACAGTGACAGTAAAACATTCTATTAACacccatttaaaaacaattccaGACAtagccagaaagaaaagaaatgctgtattttactGTAACTCTCTAAATATAACAAGATTGGTGacccaggagcacagctggggcTTCAGGTCCCAGATCAGGCCAGAAAGCCCAGCAGATCATGAGACATGCCTTCCTAGTAATAGTTCAAGAAACATACCTAAGAGTACTACCCATGTCTTACCTCTTCCACATTTATGCTGGATTTTGCACTTGTCTCCAAAAATTTGATTCCATAATCAATTGCTAACTGGAAGACAGGTAAaggttttcagtatttttgaagTTCCTTTTACAAAAGAATGTTTCACATAGGTTCATAATACATGCAAAGAAAGGCCAAACAAGCtgaatttctgattttctcttgCAAAAACATTGAAGTTGGACAATTACTGGACAATTAGACAAAATATTAGAACAGGCCATACCCTAATGTAAATTCAAATCCAAAAAACAGATTAACTGCTGTCAAAAATACTTATTTAGGACATAAAAGAACATTAGGATAGAATCTTCATTGATGTGGGTTTATGGACCAGATAACTTCATACAATCACCCCATAATTGTGTTACTAGCAACTACACTACTGCAGCTGTGCACCTGACAGGTTATATAGTATTCTTATCTGCTGCAGAACAAGTAATTACTTAAGCTTTAATAACAGTACTTATGGCAAAAGTAACCACCATGGTGAACTGAGTACAACATGATAAAACTATATACAAACCTTCACATTGAGATTTAGAATACTTGATGCTATAGCAACGGGCAGCATTCTTTACAGAACCTTCCCCTAAAGACAGCAGTACCATTAAGTTTATGCAAACTTGGAAGACATCCAAGggccttttaaaaacaaaaaacccaagcctgGTATCCTACAGGACAGAAAAGTTTCTGAAACAAGAGGTCTGAGGCCCATTATTTCTCATATGCCTAAAACACACCAAATATCCAGCACCAAAATCCTACCAGAAGTAGGGAAGTCGCCACAGCTTACCttctcccctttttcttttgagaCTTGTCTTTTTTCATTCATATCACATTTGTTACCTAGGATCATTCTTTCTACATCTGAAGAGgcatgctgaaagaaaaagtaatctCTTAGAAAAAAGGGCATCAttagttaaaataaatgtatttgtcaAATACACCCACAAgtgagcattttattttaaaaagttatctAATGCCAAGCCATTACTGAGAAAGAGACTGACTTTTGAAACAGGCAATTTAATATATagataatatatataatatatataatataatatatatataatatatataatatatatataatatatagaTATTAAAATAAGTTGCAATAAATGCTCCTAGACGAAATTTTTCTGGAATATTGTTACAGATCAAATACAGTCCCATAAGCTCCCAGGTTGCACACGTGCCCAAGATTTTGGCTATTCTGCAAATGTAACACTACAGACACTGCTTCAGAGTGGTGCATGGACACCTGGGATATTTGGAGTATCATTATGacatacatttgcatttttaaaagagattatTAATAAAAGACTTCTACAGTAGCACTTAAGATAATTTCAGCAAGAGGACTTTTCTAGTCTAGTCACTACTGGATCAAATTGGTCACTAAATTAGGAATTTTGATAAAGAGCCAAAGAACAACACTGAAGAAAAGCCCATGGATTTtatgtttaaggaaaaaaacaacagtaagaGTGTGTTATCTAACAAGAGCATCACTAAAATTAAGGTTTCACCTCTAACTTCATAATGACCTATCCCTATTTGAATGCATGTCCTGTTAAATAACTGACAACAGGTTAGCAGGAAAGAAGCTCACCCAAGACCAAATGAAAGGTTAAAAATCTCTCATCAGACAATCACACAACACAGTAACAACTGGAATTAGACAGATAAGTCATCATCTCACTGAAAGATAAACACCCTAAGACCTTGTTCCTTCCCATTCCTTAGACAcacccaaaagcaaaaaagaacaataaaagtAATATAGTAAGAGCAGATTTGAAACACTTAATGCTTACTTTTTAAACTTAACTTTTCTACCTTCTATTCCTAGATGAATGAGATAAAATTCTCGCCCTTAATAACTACAGCTGCATTCATTGCACAGTCTAACTTGGCCATATATATTGGCTACTGTGatgaaagtaattattttattattatttttaccagGGAAATTGTAAGAAAGAATGAGTAAGAAGTACTTTCCAAAGCACCTACCTCCTCTATGTTTCTTATCCAGTTTTTTATGTTGTCAAAAGACTTTTCATTTGTGATGTCATACACCAGCATAATTCCCTAAACAAAATGAAGAACACCTAGTTAGATGATCTGGCACTACTGGTTGACTTTTCATATGTGCTGTTGGTTTGTTCTACTTGCAAGAAATTCAACGTACAACTTATGCACCTGTAACACTTTCTCAAAGCACTACGCCATTGTTCAGAGTTTACCCATATATATTACTACTTAACATCTTTGCCACTGTTAGAGGTCAAATACATCACCTAGAAGAAGTTTTAAATTATCAGCCTAGAGTCAGGAAAAGTTTAGAAATTCTACAACAGTAACCAAGACTTTATTGTAAAGTCAAGTTTAGAAGCAGCAGGTTTAAGCAGTCAAAGATGACGAACTTGAGATCCGGTGTGCTGGGATCTGCACATCCTGACAGCCAAGCTGACACTAGGTGCTCTTCCCAAAGTTTTAGCACTTTCAGACAGTTACATACATGTAATGGCTCTCAACAATTAGCAAAGCATGGGAACCACACAACACCTGCATGAAGGACAGTTTGCCAGGTTCACCTCCATCCCTTATTGCCTTTCCAAACATGCCTTGGAAGTCACAGAAAAGTCCTTGGCTATGGATACAGAGGTGGGGAGAAGACCATGTCACTGCCAAAACCCTCGTAAGTGCTAGAAAGGTCTAACACAGAGCCTCAACCATTACATTTCTCCCCATCTGATTCCATAACAGTGGGGTTACTCGGGCCCACAGCAAGCCTATGGATGGAACGGAACTGTTCATCCAAAGCAACAAGATCATGTAGCAGCAGCCTGGCTAATAACCAGCAAGTTGAAATTAACAGTGTCCCAACATAAAGTATCTCAAATCATAGCATTAAGAACCATTACAGGTAGTTGTACCACAAAGGGTGCAGGCTCTAAGTCAGTTATTTGACTTCAAGTTATtcttaatgaaggaaaaaataagagtaGCTTTTGTAGATTATAGTATTTCTAGCCCAGAGTTTGCATTCTCTACTGACTGAAGGTTAAACAATTCAGCAAAACgcatttattattaaaataattaattccctatttttcaaacatttcaaCTGTTTAAAGGGGTTGATTGCACTAAAAAAGTTGTCTAATGAAAGCTTAGCAACTTTGCTTCTTATTGCAATATGCagaaattttaattacatttaaaaagacaaCAGTGCTCGAAGTTTCATCACAAAAACAGGACTAGACAAAGTACAAGCaggtttaaaaagcaaaaaaacaaaacaaaaaatcccaaccaaacCACAAACTTAATTCCCCTCATCTCAAGCCACAATTACCCAATCCTCCAGTTGAAGACTTACATGATATAACCTTGAGAACAGCAAACCAGTTACACTAGTTGTGCCTAATTTTGTTGAAGTAAGAGCACTCACCATGGCTCCTCTGTAGTAAGCTGTTGTGATTGTGCGGAATCTCTCCTGGCCTGCTGTATCCCTaaaattcagtgaaaacaaGTATTTGTTGGAGGCAATCTTTACACTCTTCTGTACTTAAGAGATGTAAACAGAGTAACCATGTATTTGATCCTCACTCAGCAAGAAAATATATCATTTAGAAGCTGTTTGCACAAGTTTCCTCAGCCCTCAGCATCTTCCTCACTCCCAAGCTATCCTACTTACATCAGTGGTTATAACAGCACCATAAACATGGCACAGAAGAATATAAATTTTCATGCAAGCAGTAAAACTCAGCACTACTCAGCCTTAccaagaataatttaaaaaggcagCTCTGGTACGTCTGAGTCCTgcattaaacaaaaattaaaagatgcaGCAGGATTTTAGGATAGTGCACTTGCACATACAGTTAGCTATTAACAATCAGCCACTATACCTCAGTGCGCTGATATTTTATCCTAGAGTACTTCAAAGCACTATCTGCCTCTGAGTGAACAGAAGGACCAAAGTGTCTGGCTACTAGTCACACCTAGGGGGAGCTGAACCCCAAAGCCTGACAAAATCCAGCTTTTTGACTTACATTACAGACAGAACGTTTGTACCAACCACTTCTGGCACTCCACTTCCCTTGTCACAAGAATTCTGGCTAGCATGCAGATGCAAGCATCATACTATCTTTGCTAGAGCCTGAGAAATCACCAAGAGCCCTACACTGACCAGCAGCACTGTAAGAGCTTGGCATGTGTAATAACACTACCCAAAAAATACTCATTGGCTGCTACCATGAGGCTCTCTCTCCTAACCCACCACAAAAGGAATGGAAGCATTATCATTCACCACTGCCTTTGGGAGTACAACTAGGAATCAGAGTGTCAGAGAAGATTACTTTTTATCTTTCAGTTTACAGCTATGGAGTTAATCCTTCTCTTCCCCATGGAACAGCTAAACTGCATTGAAGAGGACAGCTTTTGATAAAACGGGAAGTTGCTGTAACGTTCGCACGAGAACAGGCTATTTCCTGTGCTACTGAAGCAGAACCATTCCAAAAGCAAGCTAGAAGAAAGCACAAACCTGATGGACAGTCAATTAATAAAAAGGTATGAATCTTCTGGTGCTACCAGACTCAAAAGCTATGAAGTATTCCTGCTCAAAGTTTAATTCAATactcactgaaaaaataaaattactttggaaTACTTACCATATTTGTAGCTTGATTTTCTTTCCATCTAATTCTATTGTTCTGATCTTAAAGTCGATTCCTGCCAGAGAAAGAGATACTCTAAGTTTTGCAACAAACGAAGTgttcagtttccttttaacaatTTGGTAAGAGCAAACTTAGGcaaaagaattattattatcatttaTTCTAAACACTACAAAGTGCCGAGGATGTACAAAGGTCTTCAGGTGCATCAAACGTATCAAAGATAAATTCTTCTGCACAATGAAAACAGACCAAACTCAGACTTGCTACTAGAGTTAGTCAAGCTTATGAGAAGATGATTTAATCTCAGAATTTTTCCATTCTACACTGATAAGGTCACTAATTggaatgtgtatttttttcaacttttgaGTAGCCCCAGCAGTTCACGGCAACTCCCTTGAACCTCTGCTGgctctgaggaaaaaacagataCTATGAACCCTCAGATCTTTTTCAAAATGGGCATCTGCTTCTGAAAAGTGATGTATAATGCAGCCTAATCAGACATCACAGTAAAAATCTAAAGCATCAGAGAAGTCAAAAGCTATACAGGTAGTTACTGAAGGTGGCTGAAGTAGATCACGCATGGGACTGTCTGAAGAACACGAGAGTAGGAGTAACTTAGGTTTTCTAGGAAGCTTCAAAAGGTACCAAGAAAACACTTCTCTCATGTCCCCCTCTTACACTTCCACATGGGAAACTCCCATCACTTTTGAGATTGATTTTGAAGACAGATTTTAAGTCAcgggtgaggaaaaaaatgtattcattagGAAGGGCTTAATAATGTCTTTTAAGGTTCAGAGGGATGAAATGGATCTATGAATCAAAGCCAAGACTTCCACAGAGACTAACCTTTACCCTGGACTATTTTAACCTTTGCATCTCTAAACTTACATAACATAGCTCAAATTTAGACTGTTCAAGTCCCACTACATAACTGCCGGATTCTTAAATACCAGGACAGCCACCCCCATGTGCCCAccaattaatttgttttgaaattaatggCCCATTTTTTATTCACTGAATCTTAAACAGTTACTTGATATTTAGTCATAGTTTGTAAAAGATTATGGGGTGGGGcaggttattttatttaatttctttttccctcagaTGTAATTTAAGTGACAACTATCAAGAGTATCTTAATTGGGAAAATGCTATTTCTAGCTTTAGCATTCATCCATCACTTAAAAAGGAAGCTaagggattttttaatatactacAGTACCATTTGAATATGAAATACAGACATTCATTAACTCTTTTACTTTCATTCTTCTCACATGcgaaatgaatattttaatatactgAAAATACCAAGTTTCAGCAACTTAATCTTGGTATGTCATGGATATGTAGTTTAGACCATTAGTTATAATACAAATTATGAGAAGAAATATCACATCAGCACTTTTAACAGCATATGAAATTAACTgccttaatttaaaatgcaacaaCTACTGCTGCAATTGCAATTTCCCAAGATTCATTAGTAGATTTGCAGgcaaaaagatattttcattaatttgcaTTCTTCTAGAAAATACACAAGAATAacatgtacttaaaaaaaaaatccttattacATGCAACAAGAGTTTGGCAAGTATTTACGTTCTACATTTGATAGGACTTCACACCTCCCTTATAAAGATTTTTCTCCTTACTAGGTGCAACATCTGCTGAAATCACGGGTAATTGTACTCagttctgaaaacaaataacCTTTGCTCCAAGTAGATTTTCTTTTGGCCTTAAAAGCACAAGtacagatttttctggaagGTGTTTTATATGGCAGACAACAGAAAATTGAATCCATTTCAAAAGTTCCTTTGTGTCTAGGCCCAAAGTCTTAGATTTAAGTGTAATACCTACCAGAAAAATGATGTTCAGAGACTACTAAAGATAATTCAGAATGTACTGTCACCTACTGAAGCTAAGACACATCAGCAGGCAGAGCAACAGACTCCTGTAGGGATGGCTTTCAGAGCAAGCAAGTAAGCTTACACTACAGTTGGATACTTATGTGCACCAACCCATGCCTTGCACAGGCTGGTTTCTTGTAGTTAGTCATTCCCCTCACAGCACCAAAATCATTTATACAACCATTCCTTTGATCACGTCTAAAACCCAGGATCTGcacaaaaaatatcttcttggAACTTCAGATTCCTAGCAGGAACTTCACCCAAATTCTTAAATGAAGATGAAtttcaaaggtaaaaaaagaatataaaggGAAGGCCATAAATACCTCTGTTATTATGATACTAATAAGTTCAACAAATGTAACTGCAATTTTTTAGAGGCTAAAATGAACTAGAAACTGgtgtttcttttgttctttcacTTCAGTAACAGGAAGTGGTGGGCTGCAAACATTTGTGGAGCAAGCCTGGTGCTACCACTTCCTGCCAAGCACACTTGCATGGCTAAGTACAAGCTATATTTTGGTTACAGTTTAATTTGAATCATGCCATGTAAAGCACTCAAATACCTATagcatttaaaagtaattactGACAGAAAGTTTCCTTTATCAATGACTTCTTATTTGGCAAAACCTCACAGTGGGATACAGAAGTCTGGGTCTGATACGAGTCATTCACAAATCAGAGAGTTTGATTTCACTGGTCTGTAATGCAACATGCAATGCTGTTCTctccagaaggaagaaaaagcccaGAAACATTTGCATGTCCATGTTAAGTTTTAGAAgctttttgaaaacacagattAGATCTCAGAAACAGGATAGTTATTTTTAACTGCTGAAGTAGAGTTGCCACACAAAAATCTGATACACTGGTGTCCACCTAGCAAGTCATTACAAATTAGCTATGGAGAAATGAGCATCTCTTGCAGAAATCACACGGGTGCAGTCTGCACAGCTGAGGTCTGAGTCGAGACCTGCGCTGCACACTGGTTAGGACTGTAATTGCTTGTCTTTTCCTTGCAGCACAGCATCAAAGTAGCTGAGGGCTTACTGCTCTTCAAAACCCTTTTCAGGCCCTTGCTAGCTCTAGGTCTGGCATGCATCCTCCCTCATCAGTTTATCGACGGTGTTTTCTCCCATGGCTTCCAACAAAACTCCATCAAAGAATACTATGAGCAAAGAAATCTGCACACCAAGAAAAAGTCAGTGTCATTAGTGCACATGGAGATTTACACCAAAAACCTCAAGAGTGGCATGTTGCTGTATTTATCTTGCATCACCATACAAGGTAAAAATTGGCCAGCTATGGCAAACCATTGTCCAACACCACACAGCCAAACCTCAGAGAGCAGCCTCACCTCGGCTGCTTTTGGTTTAAGCCAAGAAGTCATGTTCATCTCATACACCAAAAGCccttctgccactgctgctgctgcttcttctagCACTCTGTTCCCTAGTTACACATTCCTTCTGATTCCAGCCAACGTGGGCAGATTTTACCCATAATTAAGCTGTAATGCaatcattttaaaaagacattggGAAATGTGCCAAAGAGCTGTGATACGGAACGTACAGGACTGCCCAGCAGCACATAGAGAGGTTCCTTTGCCAGCTTTAGTACCAACCCTTTTCTACTATGAAgctcaaaaaaacaacaattctTACAGGAATGTAGGGACAAACTGAGCAGAGATGCTGAAACAGTTCATTTTGCTACTTTAGTTTTTAGAACAGAAGCTTACTCTCATGCAATCTCAGTTATTCTTCTGTTCTCCCCTCTTCCATGATTTTAAAACTACAGTCATCAGAGCTTGTAtgtcaggtttttgtttgttggttgtttttattttattttagtaaatatACAAGTCAagggaattaaaacaaaaattaaacaccAAAAACTGGCAAAAaggctgtaaaaaaaatacctgatcTGCTTCTAGAAAAGAGTTTAATTTTTAGGCCCACCTAACAAAGAAATCAAGAGATGCACCACAGTATCAGATATTGTTTATCAAACTAAAAGTTATAACATCTGTTTTGCATGATCTGCACATAATAAAAACTCTACCCTCTTAAAAAAGTTATCCTCTTACTTATCTAAGTATTACCTTATCATTTAAAAGTAAGAACGgaagaagtaaaattaaatggaaataaaatattttttccatgggATTCCTTGATAAACAGAAACTGTGGCACTTAGAACCACTGGACACAGATCacaataaaaaggaattaattacaAGATGAGGAAAGGAGTCAGAGTGCAAAGTCTCCTTTTGAGTAATACAGAATCAGAACAACTGGAATTTATGCATCAACTTTCAAGGGCTTGCTCTAACTTCCCAGCATTGGTCCTTCCTATCCTACTGTGTTGGaattgtgggggtttttatttatttcagagggCAGAGgtagagagggagaaaattTTACAACTTCTTTACTGCAAGCCACAACACCCAAGAGTCTTCAAGATacacaaaaggaaaggaaaacaatttccTGCAGTCACTCAGAGTTAAGGCTGAATTCAAAGCAACTCAGAAATGAGCAAGCAAATTCGTAACTTCAAAAAAAGTAAGTAGAGAAGACATGACTGAAAATCAAAATGCTTCACCTTCAGTTGAATTCTGGGAGataattatttggaaaatacttCTCCCTATAGGCTTTGCTGCTTGAAAACAAGCAGCAACTAAGTTGCACAGGTGACCATCAGAACTAGTAAGCAGGAGTACTTCTTTAGCATAGCTATAACAGCTGGTATTGTTCCTTTGCTTCTCCAAAGGATGGGTTTGAACTTGAGAGAGCTGTCAGAAGCCTGTACTCTGCAAGATCCTGTAGCAGTAAGTCTCTCAGAACCAACTGCTGCCCGTGCTTTTGCTCTTCATTATACCTGGGAGGGTTGTAAGCAATGGGTACCCAGGGACCTGAAGCACTCATTCACACGTTCTTTACTCCCCACAAGATGACAGACAGGCAGATGTCAGCACGCATCACACACCTGAGCTTTGTGTGGACACACGTGAGCAAGTTTCAACACTGTCCATGCAGATTCCAAGCACGGACAGACCCACAGAAAAACTAATGCAGAAGCTTATTCTTTTCCATATGCTTCCAACAGCTGAGGGGCAAAAGATTGTTCTGTAGATCTTCCCCCCAAGAGTCCCCAgggattactttttttctttcttctcagcaGTAGGTACTGCAGGGTTTGGATTTGATACACAACTATTTTTTATGGTGTTTTTAAGGGAATATTTTCTTGCACTACATCCATGTACTGTCTCAGTCTATAAAGGCAGACAAATGAAGCCTCAGAAATTTGCTTTTCTATTAGATCTTTCTTAAAAGATTTCATTAAACATAAGAAATGACCAAGCAGGAAACAAGATGAGAGTAAAAGGCAGGGTGGGGAACACTTGCAACATACCAGTGTGTCATAC
Encoded here:
- the RAB8B gene encoding ras-related protein Rab-8B isoform X2, whose amino-acid sequence is MITTGRIDFKIRTIELDGKKIKLQIWDTAGQERFRTITTAYYRGAMGIMLVYDITNEKSFDNIKNWIRNIEEHASSDVERMILGNKCDMNEKRQVSKEKGEKLAIDYGIKFLETSAKSSINVEEAFFTLARDIMTKLNRKMNDNSSSGAGGPVKITENRSKKSSFFRCTLL
- the RAB8B gene encoding ras-related protein Rab-8B isoform X1, translating into MAKTYDYLFKLLLIGDSGVGKTCLLFRFSEDAFNTTFISTIGIDFKIRTIELDGKKIKLQIWDTAGQERFRTITTAYYRGAMGIMLVYDITNEKSFDNIKNWIRNIEEHASSDVERMILGNKCDMNEKRQVSKEKGEKLAIDYGIKFLETSAKSSINVEEAFFTLARDIMTKLNRKMNDNSSSGAGGPVKITENRSKKSSFFRCTLL